One window from the genome of Vibrio vulnificus NBRC 15645 = ATCC 27562 encodes:
- a CDS encoding AAA family ATPase, with translation MKIKRIKLTNFRQFYGNDNKIEFSTDREKNVTLIHAENGVGKTTILNSILWCFYDKFTADFEKQEELVNLDAKKEGITKCGVEVEFFHEGNTYSASRTFDSTLGTSKLSLFSVSGGSYEPIRSDKRFLNSVIPEDMAEYFLFHGEGISQLQANKGNFRKAIRDILGFTLAEQAIEDFGQIREKWNSKLTKINNANTKFLKVQEELKENTITLTTKKLQQKNILDILSELELERQRIDDEIISCKVADATELKKRIKSAENSLDSHKANLKREQVRRQKLIGEYGWRVFGLDISEKSLSFIDTTTLTGKVPAPYDETLVKDIISSARCICGRDVCPESPEHNAILSLLDHANTAEIKQNIMKARSFAETIGNKSRDFIDNLLEVGRSVKSFNNLIASSKESITQLNVELDKIDDSKLKVLRSQEMDVKEKITRFSASQRVISKEIAELQNSIASLKKEVEKQLPSGAESYSLHKCIKFVEQLTDLSERKLRETEKDSKFLIAKDVNDILSTFSRKDYSVRVSDTFNFELVREDGNIVAKSKGEKLLLNLAFVSALINMAEQRSKADGKFLQPGTVAPFIIDAPFGELDETYREATAKFLPENSEQLVLLLSSSHWRGTVGKTIEDKVGSEYILVSHKKYHRNGKPLDEIYINNNKYNQSEYNSSFNGSTIVKVK, from the coding sequence ATGAAGATCAAAAGAATTAAATTAACTAACTTTCGTCAGTTTTACGGCAATGATAACAAAATTGAATTTTCAACAGATAGAGAAAAAAACGTCACTCTAATCCATGCCGAAAATGGTGTAGGTAAAACCACTATACTTAACAGCATCTTATGGTGTTTTTACGACAAGTTTACTGCTGATTTTGAAAAACAAGAAGAGCTTGTAAATTTAGATGCTAAGAAAGAAGGAATTACTAAATGTGGTGTTGAGGTAGAGTTTTTTCATGAGGGTAATACCTACAGTGCAAGTAGAACATTTGATAGCACCTTAGGCACATCCAAATTAAGTCTATTCTCTGTAAGTGGAGGTAGTTATGAACCTATTCGGAGTGATAAACGGTTTCTAAATAGCGTGATTCCTGAAGATATGGCAGAGTATTTTCTATTTCACGGAGAAGGGATTTCACAACTACAGGCCAACAAGGGGAATTTTAGAAAAGCTATTAGGGATATTCTAGGCTTCACACTAGCTGAACAAGCAATTGAAGATTTTGGTCAAATTAGAGAGAAATGGAACTCAAAATTAACGAAGATAAATAATGCCAATACTAAATTTTTAAAGGTTCAAGAGGAATTAAAAGAAAACACTATTACGCTTACAACTAAGAAGTTACAACAGAAAAATATATTAGATATACTAAGTGAGCTTGAACTTGAAAGGCAGAGAATTGATGATGAGATAATAAGTTGCAAAGTTGCAGATGCTACAGAGCTTAAAAAGCGAATAAAATCAGCAGAAAATTCTTTAGATAGTCACAAAGCAAATCTAAAGCGTGAGCAGGTAAGAAGACAAAAACTAATTGGCGAGTATGGATGGCGCGTCTTTGGGTTAGATATTAGTGAAAAAAGTTTAAGTTTCATTGATACTACAACACTTACAGGAAAGGTACCAGCACCCTACGATGAAACTTTGGTAAAAGATATAATTTCATCTGCTAGGTGTATTTGTGGCCGAGACGTATGTCCGGAATCGCCAGAACATAATGCGATACTATCTTTATTAGATCACGCAAATACTGCAGAGATAAAACAAAATATAATGAAGGCTCGTTCTTTTGCTGAAACTATTGGGAATAAGTCAAGAGACTTTATTGACAACTTGTTAGAAGTAGGACGTTCAGTTAAGTCGTTTAATAATCTAATAGCATCTTCTAAAGAAAGTATAACTCAATTAAATGTGGAATTAGATAAAATCGATGATAGCAAGTTAAAGGTTCTTCGTTCTCAAGAAATGGATGTAAAAGAGAAAATAACACGATTTTCTGCATCTCAGAGGGTAATAAGCAAAGAAATTGCCGAGTTACAAAACTCTATTGCATCCCTCAAAAAAGAAGTTGAGAAACAATTACCTAGTGGTGCAGAGAGTTATAGCTTGCATAAGTGCATTAAATTTGTAGAACAACTTACAGATCTCAGCGAGAGAAAGTTAAGAGAAACAGAAAAGGATTCAAAATTTCTTATTGCAAAAGACGTAAATGATATTCTTAGTACTTTTAGTCGAAAGGACTATTCTGTTAGGGTTTCTGATACATTTAACTTTGAACTCGTAAGGGAAGACGGAAATATAGTGGCTAAAAGTAAAGGTGAGAAACTATTGCTAAATTTAGCTTTTGTATCAGCCTTGATAAATATGGCTGAGCAGAGAAGTAAAGCTGATGGTAAATTCTTACAACCAGGTACAGTTGCTCCTTTTATCATTGACGCTCCATTTGGCGAGCTCGATGAAACCTATCGAGAAGCCACAGCAAAATTTTTACCTGAAAACTCAGAACAACTTGTTCTGCTACTCTCTTCATCTCATTGGCGTGGGACTGTCGGTAAAACTATCGAAGACAAAGTTGGAAGTGAGTATATTCTGGTTTCTCATAAAAAATATCATAGAAATGGCAAGCCATTGGATGAAATATATATTAATAATAATAAGTATAATCAATCCGAATATAATTCTAGTTTCAACGGCTCAACTATAGTAAAGGTTAAGTAA
- a CDS encoding DEAD/DEAH box helicase family protein: MLNRAGLKFSYSSENSSIVKDFYIPALKDAQCYYRAVGFFSSASLSIAARGLAPLLRSGGDMRLIIGYPVSAEDFEAIKRGVGLNSQHTEIQKKISEFFLNLEDDLECRRLDALSFLVSSGRLQIRFALRPRGMYHEKIGIISDSDGEKVAFIGSANETENALSDDLNSESINAYFSWYQEIYNLYGIDIEERFEKLWYDNQPVTKTIPASKEFIERLAEFHSGKCASEIIQALEGIETKILEDSQEKIGDLPKLPEYIGRHKYQLRTHQEVALKAWAENNYHGIMKLATGTGKTVTALHASTVLSNHQAFNRGFCLIVSVPYQGLAEQWYEEMKAFNIHGLLCYKSQSLWLQELKNRVSEFNLSLEPTFLALVVVNDTLRDNPSFLAEVNKINSDRIMFVGDECHNHANLNLLNKFPSARLRLGLSATPWSEREADKQELLESFYGEIVTEYGIEEAIEDGVLCPYDYHPVICKMNDEEADQYEHLTSSIAKLEATKESGKLINEDALMYLYLNRTRLLGNLTSKLQALESLVSRQGIISHTLFYCGEGGYENDVGDDEYAIDEVTQILHQRGWRTSKFTSQQSLSLRKKIMNSFKNTEIDALVSKRVLDEGIDVPACTQAFIMASTRNERQYIQRRGRVLRKSLGKDKAVIYDFVAFPPENRTHINCFTSMMQQEKQRVDDFSLLSLNKANLDHLL; the protein is encoded by the coding sequence ATGCTAAATAGAGCAGGGTTAAAGTTCAGTTATTCTTCCGAGAATAGCTCAATTGTAAAAGATTTCTATATTCCAGCATTGAAAGATGCTCAATGCTATTACCGTGCGGTTGGCTTTTTTTCTTCAGCATCTTTGAGTATAGCTGCACGAGGTCTTGCCCCTTTATTGCGCTCTGGCGGAGATATGCGTTTAATCATTGGTTACCCAGTTAGTGCTGAGGATTTTGAAGCAATTAAAAGAGGTGTAGGTCTTAATAGCCAGCATACGGAAATACAAAAAAAAATTTCTGAATTCTTCCTAAACCTAGAAGATGACCTTGAATGTAGGCGTTTGGATGCTTTGTCTTTTCTGGTATCCAGTGGACGTTTACAAATTCGCTTTGCTCTACGACCTCGAGGTATGTACCATGAAAAAATAGGTATAATCTCTGATTCCGATGGAGAAAAAGTTGCATTTATAGGTTCAGCAAATGAAACAGAGAATGCTTTATCTGACGATCTGAATTCAGAATCAATTAATGCATATTTTAGCTGGTATCAAGAAATATATAACCTCTATGGAATAGATATTGAAGAACGCTTTGAAAAATTATGGTACGATAACCAGCCTGTAACCAAAACAATACCAGCAAGTAAAGAGTTTATAGAACGACTAGCAGAATTTCATTCTGGGAAATGTGCTTCTGAAATAATTCAAGCTCTTGAAGGAATAGAAACGAAGATACTAGAAGATTCTCAAGAAAAAATCGGAGATCTACCGAAATTACCAGAATATATAGGGCGACATAAATATCAGTTAAGAACACATCAAGAGGTAGCCTTAAAAGCGTGGGCGGAAAACAATTATCATGGAATTATGAAATTAGCTACAGGAACAGGAAAAACAGTCACAGCTTTGCATGCAAGTACAGTATTGAGTAATCACCAAGCCTTTAATAGAGGGTTTTGTTTAATTGTCTCAGTTCCTTATCAAGGTTTAGCTGAGCAATGGTATGAGGAGATGAAAGCATTCAATATTCATGGATTGTTATGTTACAAATCTCAGAGCCTGTGGCTACAGGAGCTTAAGAATAGGGTATCAGAGTTTAATTTGTCTCTTGAACCTACTTTCCTAGCATTAGTCGTTGTAAATGATACATTGAGAGACAACCCTTCATTTCTAGCAGAAGTAAATAAAATCAACTCAGACCGAATTATGTTTGTTGGTGACGAATGCCATAACCATGCAAATCTGAATCTATTAAATAAGTTTCCTAGTGCTAGGCTGAGACTAGGTCTATCAGCGACTCCTTGGAGTGAAAGAGAAGCAGACAAGCAGGAGTTGTTAGAAAGTTTTTATGGTGAAATAGTAACAGAATACGGCATAGAAGAAGCGATAGAAGATGGTGTATTATGCCCATACGACTACCATCCAGTTATCTGCAAAATGAATGATGAAGAAGCTGATCAATATGAACATCTAACGTCAAGTATAGCCAAACTAGAGGCTACGAAAGAATCCGGCAAACTGATAAATGAGGATGCGTTGATGTATCTATATTTAAATCGGACACGCTTACTAGGAAACTTAACATCAAAATTGCAAGCCCTTGAAAGCTTAGTGTCTAGGCAGGGGATCATATCACATACGCTTTTTTACTGCGGTGAAGGTGGCTATGAAAATGATGTTGGCGATGATGAGTATGCTATTGATGAAGTGACCCAAATATTACACCAACGGGGCTGGAGAACTTCTAAGTTTACTAGTCAACAGTCTTTGTCATTGAGAAAAAAAATCATGAATAGTTTTAAAAACACAGAGATAGATGCTTTAGTATCGAAACGTGTTCTAGACGAAGGTATCGATGTTCCAGCTTGCACCCAAGCCTTTATTATGGCTAGCACCCGTAATGAACGTCAGTATATACAACGGCGCGGAAGAGTGCTTAGAAAATCTTTAGGCAAGGATAAGGCTGTAATATATGATTTTGTCGCATTTCCTCCGGAAAATCGGACTCATATAAACTGCTTCACATCTATGATGCAACAAGAGAAACAGCGAGTAGATGATTTTTCTTTATTAAGTTTAAACAAAGCAAATCTGGATCATTTATTATGA
- the dndE gene encoding DNA sulfur modification protein DndE, with protein MLPNRMNLTRTTEEQLKKLKGYTGITPNVSARIAFFRSIESDFRYQGQEAKLDGSLVLDKYTWLGETSDVTELVLKMYYPDLDTKEYQQAWAAHVEDGISSIRNHKNTLDFSIKI; from the coding sequence ATGCTACCTAATCGTATGAACCTGACTCGCACTACTGAAGAACAGCTTAAAAAGTTGAAGGGCTATACTGGTATCACTCCAAACGTATCGGCACGTATTGCTTTCTTCCGTTCAATAGAAAGTGACTTCCGTTATCAAGGCCAAGAAGCCAAGTTAGACGGCTCACTTGTATTGGATAAGTATACTTGGCTTGGAGAAACTAGTGATGTTACTGAGTTAGTTTTGAAAATGTACTACCCAGATCTTGATACTAAAGAATATCAACAAGCTTGGGCTGCGCATGTGGAAGATGGAATATCTTCAATACGAAATCATAAAAATACGCTAGATTTTTCAATAAAAATTTAG